A stretch of the Cumulibacter soli genome encodes the following:
- the trpA gene encoding tryptophan synthase subunit alpha: MSNARSLADVFAAARSEKRAALIGYLPAGFPNRAQSADAFRAVIDGGCDIVEVGMPYSDPVMDGPTVQAAADRALADGTKITDMLRIVEAASEHGGVPVVMTYWAPVTRYGVDAFARDLANAGGRGLITPDLIPDEADEWIAASTTHGLDRIFLVAPSSTPERLQMTVDSCSGFVYAASTMGVTGARAEIGQLAPRLVARTRECTDLPIGVGLGVRTPEHVREIASYADAVIVGSALVSAIDEGLEQASALVRSLREATGSA; encoded by the coding sequence ATGAGCAACGCACGTTCTCTCGCGGATGTCTTCGCAGCGGCGCGCTCGGAAAAGCGGGCCGCGCTGATCGGCTATCTGCCTGCCGGGTTTCCAAATCGCGCCCAGAGCGCGGACGCCTTCAGGGCTGTAATCGACGGCGGCTGCGACATTGTCGAAGTCGGCATGCCGTACTCCGATCCCGTGATGGACGGACCAACAGTGCAGGCGGCAGCCGACCGCGCGTTGGCCGACGGCACCAAGATCACCGATATGTTGCGGATCGTCGAGGCGGCGTCCGAGCACGGTGGTGTCCCGGTCGTGATGACCTACTGGGCGCCGGTGACTCGGTACGGAGTAGATGCTTTCGCGCGTGATTTGGCAAACGCCGGCGGTCGCGGCCTGATCACCCCGGACCTGATCCCGGACGAGGCGGACGAGTGGATCGCCGCCAGCACGACGCATGGACTCGACCGGATCTTCCTGGTCGCGCCATCATCCACCCCGGAACGATTGCAGATGACCGTCGATTCGTGCAGCGGGTTCGTGTACGCCGCATCGACGATGGGGGTCACCGGTGCGCGCGCCGAAATCGGACAGTTGGCGCCGCGCCTGGTGGCCCGCACCCGCGAATGCACCGACCTGCCAATTGGCGTCGGGCTGGGTGTACGCACACCGGAGCACGTGCGCGAAATCGCCTCGTACGCCGATGCGGTTATCGTGGGCTCTGCACTGGTGAGCGCGATCGACGAAGGCCTTGAGCAGGCCAGCGCGCTGGTGCGGTCCCTACGAGAGGCAACCGGTTCGGCATGA
- the pyk gene encoding pyruvate kinase: MNRSAKIVCTLGPSSGSLEEITALSEAGMDVARMNFSHGTHADHQRNYDNVRAAAAATGRIVGVLADLQGPKIRLGKFSDGAVLWATGDDVVITTDAGACEPKRIGTTYRDLANDVKPGDRLLIDDGNIAVRVVTVDGNDVHVRVLEGGKVSDHKGLSLPGIDVSVPALSEKDAEDLRFALHLGVDFVALSFVRSAQDADLVRDIMRAEGILIPVIAKLEKPEAVDELEAIVETFDGIMVARGDLGVELPLEQVPLVQKRAVQLAREKAKPVIVATQMLESMITHSRPTRAEASDVANAVLDGADAVMLSGETSVGAYPVQAVRTMSRIIQAAESGDIEVPVLRTKPRTNAGIMARSARDVADAVDASAIAAFTQSGDTVRRLARLHSRIPVFAFTPIEKVRNQLALSWGIRTFIVEPVQHTDEMIAQVDIAVRQLGLNDSKDLIVMVAGSPPGRSGATNLIRIHRIGED; this comes from the coding sequence GTGAACAGAAGCGCGAAGATCGTATGCACCCTAGGCCCGTCGAGTGGATCTCTGGAGGAGATCACCGCGCTGTCGGAAGCCGGGATGGACGTCGCCCGGATGAACTTCAGCCATGGCACGCACGCCGACCACCAGCGCAACTACGACAACGTACGCGCGGCCGCCGCCGCTACCGGCAGGATCGTTGGCGTCCTAGCCGATCTGCAGGGCCCCAAGATCCGACTCGGGAAGTTCAGCGACGGGGCGGTGCTGTGGGCGACGGGGGATGACGTCGTCATCACCACGGACGCAGGCGCCTGCGAGCCCAAGCGAATCGGCACCACCTATCGGGATCTCGCGAACGACGTCAAGCCTGGCGATCGACTGCTCATCGATGACGGCAATATCGCGGTTCGAGTGGTGACCGTCGATGGCAACGACGTGCACGTGCGGGTTCTGGAGGGCGGAAAGGTCTCCGATCACAAGGGCCTGTCTCTGCCGGGGATCGACGTGTCGGTGCCGGCGCTGAGTGAGAAGGACGCCGAGGACCTGCGGTTCGCGCTACACCTCGGTGTCGACTTCGTTGCCCTGTCATTCGTGCGGTCGGCGCAGGACGCCGATCTGGTCCGCGACATCATGCGCGCCGAAGGGATCTTGATCCCGGTCATCGCCAAACTGGAGAAGCCGGAAGCCGTCGACGAACTCGAGGCGATCGTCGAGACCTTCGACGGCATCATGGTTGCGCGCGGCGATCTCGGCGTCGAGTTGCCGTTGGAGCAGGTGCCGTTGGTGCAGAAACGCGCCGTCCAGCTCGCCCGCGAGAAGGCCAAGCCTGTGATTGTGGCGACGCAGATGCTCGAGTCGATGATCACGCATTCGCGGCCGACCAGGGCCGAGGCGTCGGATGTCGCGAACGCCGTACTCGACGGCGCTGATGCGGTCATGCTGTCGGGGGAGACCAGTGTCGGCGCTTACCCGGTGCAGGCGGTGCGGACCATGTCTCGCATCATCCAAGCCGCTGAGTCAGGCGATATCGAGGTCCCCGTACTGCGGACGAAGCCACGCACCAACGCGGGCATCATGGCGCGTTCGGCCCGCGATGTCGCCGACGCGGTGGACGCGTCCGCGATCGCGGCCTTCACCCAGTCCGGCGACACGGTGCGACGGCTTGCCCGACTGCACTCTCGGATCCCGGTGTTTGCGTTTACCCCGATCGAGAAAGTGCGCAATCAGCTCGCGCTGAGTTGGGGGATCCGGACCTTCATCGTCGAACCGGTGCAGCACACCGACGAGATGATCGCCCAGGTCGACATCGCCGTCCGGCAGTTGGGTCTGAACGACAGCAAGGACCTGATCGTGATGGTTGCCGGCAGTCCGCCGGGCCGCTCGGGAGCGACGAACCTGATTCGGATCCACCGCATCGGAGAGGACTGA
- the lgt gene encoding prolipoprotein diacylglyceryl transferase encodes MTLLATIPSPTQNQIDVFGLPLRAYALCILLGIVLAIWISSRRWIERGGKSGEILDLAIWAVPFGIIGGRLYHVFSSPDAYFGENGDIVKALYIWEGGLGIWGAIAFGALGAWIAARRSGFRMSSIADTLAPGLILAQAVGRLGNWFNNELYGGETSGWLGLEIHRLDESGHAITDDNGVAVVIGIYQPTFLYELVWNLLVFVALLLLDKHLRMGRGRVFAAYVGLYCLGRFFIEQMRSDPAELIFGQRLNVWTSLLVGVLAVAYLILVKGTREATPYTDDRAAFVDADGNPTKYAPVGGDNVVDDEPDQDSTAEDVDDDAEDDSGERSSEDSSDDAGRRTE; translated from the coding sequence ATGACGCTACTGGCTACGATCCCCAGTCCCACCCAGAACCAGATCGACGTGTTCGGGCTGCCATTGCGGGCATACGCCCTGTGCATCCTGCTCGGTATCGTGCTGGCGATCTGGATCTCCTCGCGCCGGTGGATCGAGCGCGGTGGCAAATCCGGCGAAATCCTCGATCTAGCGATCTGGGCCGTGCCATTCGGCATCATCGGCGGCCGGCTCTATCATGTCTTCTCCTCGCCGGACGCGTACTTCGGTGAGAACGGTGACATCGTCAAAGCCCTGTATATCTGGGAAGGCGGCCTCGGGATCTGGGGCGCCATCGCGTTCGGCGCGCTCGGCGCATGGATCGCAGCTCGCCGCTCGGGATTTCGGATGTCTTCCATCGCTGACACGCTCGCGCCGGGACTCATCCTGGCTCAGGCGGTCGGACGGCTGGGCAACTGGTTCAACAACGAGCTGTACGGCGGTGAAACAAGCGGCTGGTTGGGTCTGGAGATCCACCGGCTTGACGAGAGCGGCCACGCGATCACCGATGACAACGGGGTCGCGGTCGTCATTGGTATCTATCAGCCGACGTTCCTGTACGAACTCGTCTGGAACCTGCTGGTCTTCGTGGCGTTGCTGCTGCTGGACAAGCATCTGCGGATGGGACGCGGACGCGTGTTCGCCGCGTATGTCGGGCTCTACTGCCTCGGCCGGTTCTTCATCGAGCAGATGCGTTCTGACCCAGCCGAGTTGATCTTCGGCCAGCGCCTCAATGTGTGGACCTCGCTGCTGGTCGGCGTCCTCGCTGTCGCCTACCTGATCCTGGTGAAAGGCACCCGAGAGGCCACGCCGTACACCGATGACCGCGCGGCATTCGTGGACGCGGATGGGAACCCGACCAAGTACGCGCCGGTCGGCGGCGATAACGTCGTGGACGACGAACCAGATCAGGATTCCACCGCCGAGGACGTTGACGATGACGCTGAAGATGACAGCGGCGAGCGCAGTAGCGAGGATTCGAGCGACGACGCAGGTCGTCGCACCGAGTAA
- a CDS encoding class I SAM-dependent methyltransferase, giving the protein MRGVIPSPNIWHSPAVYELENRALDPDGRLWAELTSRHPLASSTVLDIGCGTGFYLPKFAAHAAQVVGVEPHPPLLAAARRRTAHLSNVAVRRGTAQELPVAEASVDFAHARWAYFFGPGCEPGLAELDRVMRRGGTAFLIDNDLTTSTFGSWCRRAWTNYRPGVVENFFSVRGWQRQPVQMGWRFETRSDLERVVRIEFNERDAAAFLSEHSGLYVDYAVNLWHKTF; this is encoded by the coding sequence ATGCGCGGCGTCATCCCGTCGCCGAATATCTGGCACAGCCCGGCGGTGTACGAGCTGGAGAACCGCGCCCTCGACCCCGACGGGCGACTGTGGGCGGAACTGACCAGTAGGCATCCGTTGGCGTCCTCGACGGTGCTCGACATCGGCTGCGGCACCGGGTTCTACCTGCCGAAGTTCGCCGCCCACGCTGCCCAGGTCGTCGGGGTGGAGCCACATCCGCCGTTGCTGGCGGCCGCGCGGCGCCGTACCGCACACCTGTCGAACGTCGCGGTGCGTCGTGGCACCGCGCAGGAATTGCCGGTAGCGGAGGCGTCGGTGGACTTCGCACACGCGCGCTGGGCGTACTTCTTCGGTCCGGGATGCGAACCGGGCCTGGCCGAACTAGATCGGGTGATGCGCCGCGGCGGTACCGCCTTCCTGATCGATAACGACCTGACCACCTCCACGTTCGGGTCCTGGTGTCGACGCGCGTGGACCAACTACCGGCCAGGCGTAGTGGAGAACTTCTTCTCCGTCCGCGGATGGCAGCGTCAGCCCGTGCAGATGGGCTGGCGGTTCGAGACCCGCAGCGATCTCGAGCGGGTGGTGCGCATCGAATTCAACGAGCGTGACGCCGCTGCGTTCCTGAGCGAACACAGCGGCCTGTACGTCGACTACGCCGTCAACCTGTGGCACAAGACCTTCTAG